From Leptidea sinapis chromosome 3, ilLepSina1.1, whole genome shotgun sequence, a single genomic window includes:
- the LOC126979436 gene encoding tubulin beta-4 chain yields the protein MREIVHIQAGQCGNQIGAKFWEVISDEHGIDPTGAYHGDSDLQLERINVYYNEASGGKYVPRAVLVDLEPGTMDSVRSGPFGQIFRPDNFVFGQSGAGNNWAKGHYTEGAELVDSVLDVVRKEAEGCDCLQGFQLTHSLGGGTGSGMGTLLISKIREEYPDRIMNTFSVVPSPKVSDTVVEPYNATLSVHQLVENTDETFCIDNEALYDICFRTLKLTTPTYGDLNHLVSATMSGVTTCLRFPGQLNADLRKLAVNMVPFPRLHFFMPGFAPLTSRGSQQYRALSVPELTQQMFDAKNMMAACDPRHGRYLTVAAIFRGRMSMKEVDEQMLNIQNKNSTYFVEWIPNNVKTAVCDIPPRGLKMSATFIGNTTAIQELFKRISEQFSAMFRRKAFLHWYTGEGMDEMEFTEAESNMNDLVSEYQQYQDATADDEGEFEEEEEA from the exons ATGAGGGAAATCGTCCACATCCAAGCCGGGCAATGCGGAAACCAGATCGGAGCCAAG TTCTGGGAAGTAATATCGGACGAGCATGGCATCGACCCGACCGGTGCATATCATGGAGACTCCGATCTGCAGTTGGAGCGTATCAACGTCTACTACAACGAGGCGTCTGGTGGAAAATATGTGCCTCGTGCGGTACTAGTAGACCTTGAGCCCGGCACCATGGACTCCGTGCGTTCTGGACCTTTCGGCCAAATATTCCGTCCCGACAATTTTGTTTTCGGACAATCAGGTGCAGGTAATAATTGGGCTAAAGGCCACTATACTGAAGGAGCAGAATTGGTTGACTCTGTGCTAGATGTTGTCCGGAAGGAGGCGGAAGGCTGTGATTGTTTACAAGGGTTTCAGCTCACACATTCATTAGGTGGCGGTACTGGCTCAGGAATGGGTACACTTTTGATATCAAAGATAAGAGAAGAATACCCCGACCGTATTATGAACACTTTCTCTGTGGTGCCCAGTCCAAAAGTATCAGATACTGTAGTTGAGCCTTACAATGCGACACTATCTGTTCATCAGCTGGTTGAAAACACTGATGAAACATTTTGCATAGATAATGAGGCTCTTTATGATATTTGTTTTCGGACATTGAAACTTACAACACCAACCTACGGGGATTTGAATCATTTGGTATCCGCAACCATGTCTGGGGTTACTACTTGCCTCAGGTTTCCTGGACAATTGAATGCAGACTTGCGTAAGTTGGCTGTAAACATGGTACCCTTTCCTAGACTGCACTTTTTCATGCCTGGTTTCGCGCCATTGACATCGCGTGGAAGCCAGCAATATAGAGCACTGTCAGTACCAGAGCTGACGCAGCAAATGTTCGACGCTAAGAATATGATGGCGGCGTGTGATCCGCGACATGGTCGCTACCTCACCGTGGCTGCAATCTTCCGAGGGCGCATGTCCATGAAGGAAGTGGACGAACAAATGCTCAATATCCAAAATAAGAATAGCACCTACTTCGTCGAATGGATTCCCAACAACGTAAAGACTGCTGTTTGCGACATACCACCTCGCGGTCTCAAAATGTCTGCCACCTTCATCGGAAACACAACTGCTATTCAGGAGCTATTTAAGAGGATTTCTGAACAATTTAGCGCTATGTTCAGACGTAAAGCTTTTCTGCATTGGTATACGGGTGAAGGTATGGATGAGATGGAATTCACGGAGGCCGAAAGCAATATGAATGATCTGGTGTCAGAATACCAACAGTACCAGGATGCTACAGCTGATGACGAAGGGGAATTCGAGGAAGAGGAAGAagcataa
- the LOC126979433 gene encoding tubulin beta-4B chain-like: MREIIHLQVGSCGNQIGGKFWEVISDEHGIDPSGCYHGDSDLQLERINVYFNEASGGKYVPRTVLIDLKPSTMDSVRSGPFGCLYRPDNFVYGQTCGANNWAKGHYTEGLEILESTLDVVRREAEGCDCLQGFQMSHSLGGGTGAGLGTLIINRIREEYPDRIILTFSVFPSSRVSDCVVEPYNATLSVNQLVENTDHTFCLDNEALYDICFRTLKLTTPTYGDLNHLICATMSGITTCLRFPGQLNADLRKLAVNMVPFPRLHFYMPGFAPLTSRGGQQYRALTVPELTLQMFDAKNMMVACDPRHGRYLTVATIFRGRMSMKEVDEQLLNIQNKNSTYFVEWIPNNIKVAVCDIPPRGLKMASTFIGNTTAIQSIFKRVSEQFVAMFRRKAFLHWYTGEGMDEMEFTEAESNMNDLISEYQQYQDATADDEGEFDEEGEGEGLAE, translated from the exons ATGAGGGAGATCATCCATTTACAAGTCGGTTCTTGTGGGAATCAGATTGGAGGAAAG tTCTGGGAGGTAATATCTGACGAGCACGGCATCGACCCCAGTGGATGCTACCACGGCGACTCTGATCTCCAGCTGGAAAGAATTAATGTCTACTTCAACGAAGCCTCGGGTGGCAAATATGTGCCGAGAACCGTGCTGATCGATCTCAAGCCGTCTACCATGGATTCGGTGCGTTCGGGCCCTTTTGGCTGCCTCTATCGACCTGATAACTTTGTTTACGGACAAACTTGTGGTGCTAATAACTGGGCGAAGGGACACTACACCGAAGGCCTGGAAATTTTGGAGTCTACTTTAGATGTTGTTCGCCGTGAAGCTGAAGGGTGCGACTGCTTGCAAGGCTTTCAGATGTCTCATTCACTTGGGGGAGGCACTGGCGCTGGATTGGGTACTCTCATTATAAACAGAATCCGTGAGGAATACCCAGACCGTATAATCCTCACATTCTCAGTATTTCCCAGCTCCCGAGTATCCGACTGTGTTGTTGAACCTTATAATGCAACGCTATCAGTCAATCAGCTTGTGGAAAACACAGACCACACGTTCTGCTTAGACAACGAAGCGCTGTACGATATTTGCTTTAGAACGCTAAAACTTACAACACCAACATATGGTGATTTGAACCATTTGATTTGCGCCACCATGTCCGGAATTACAACGTGCCTTCGATTTCCTGGTCAGCTTAATGCGGATTTGCGGAAGCTAGCTGTGAACATGGTACCGTTTCCTCGCCTCCACTTCTACATGCCCGGGTTTGCACCTCTAACGTCTCGAGGAGGGCAGCAGTATAGAGCTCTGACTGTACCTGAACTGACGCTGCAGATGTTTGACGCGAAAAACATGATGGTAGCCTGTGATCCTAGGCATGGGCGATATCTCACCGTAGCTACTATATTCAGAGGCAGAATGTCTATGAAAGAAGTAGATGAACAGTTACTCAATATTCAGAACAAAAACAGCACATATTTCGTTGAATGGATACCGAATAACATTAAGGTTGCGGTGTGCGATATCCCGCCAAGAGGACTGAAAATGGCGTCCACATTTATTGGAAACACTACAGCCATTCAATCAATATTTAAGAGGGTCTCGGAGCAATTTGTAGCGATGTTCAGGCGGAAAGCTTTCCTTCATTGGTACACTGGAGAAGGTATGGATGAGATGGAATTCACAGAAGCAGAAAGCAATATGAATGACTTAATTTCAGAATACCAACAGTATCAGGACGCAACGGCTGATGATGAAGGGGAGTTTGATGAAGAGGGCGAGGGAGAAGGGTTAGCTGAATAA
- the LOC126979434 gene encoding tubulin beta chain-like, producing MREIVHVQVGRCGNQIGSKFWEVISDEHGIDPNGCYKGDSDLQLERINVYYNEGVGGKYVPRAVLVDLEPGTMDSIRGGPFGHIFRPDNIVYGMTGAGNNWAKGHYTEGQDLLESILDVVRKEAEGCDCMQGFQVIHSLGGGTGSGLGTLLLNNLREEYPDRIILTFSVVPSPKVSDTVVEPYNATLSINQLIENSDQSFCIDNEALYDICFRTLRMQTPTYGDLNHLVSATMSGVTTCLRFPGQLNADLRKLAVNMVPFPRLHFFMPGFAPLTSRGSQQYRALTVPELTHQMFDAKNMMAACDPRRGRYLAVAAVFRGRMSMKEVDEQMLNIQNKNKDYFVEWIPNNVKTAVCDIPPRGLKMSATFIGNTTAIQELFKRVSEQFTSMFRRKAFLHWYTGEGMDEGDFTEADNNLSDLISEYQQYQDATADPMLDEGEAHEEEEE from the exons ATGAGGGAAATAGTACATGTTCAAGTCGGCAGATGTGGCAACCAAATTGGATCAAAG TTCTGGGAAGTAATATCCGATGAGCACGGCATTGATCCGAACGGCTGCTACAAAGGAGACTCAGATCTTCAACTTGAACGAATCAATGTCTATTACAACGAAGGTGTTGGCGGTAAATATGTCCCAAGAGCGGTTCTGGTCGACCTTGAACCGGGCACGATGGATTCCATCAGAGGTGGGCCTTTCGGACACATATTCCGCCCAGACAACATTGTTTACGGAATGACGGGGGCTGGTAACAATTGGGCTAAAGGGCATTACACAGAGGGTCAGGATTTACTTGAATCTATTCTGGATGTTGTCAGAAAAGAAGCCGAAGGCTGTGATTGTATGCAGGGCTTCCAAGTCATTCATTCATTAGGTGGAGGTACTGGCTCCGGATTGGGGACATTATTGCTGAACAATTTACGAGAAGAATACCCTGACAGAATTATACTTACATTTTCTGTTGTGCCAAGCCCAAAAGTCTCGGATACTGTAGTAGAACCATACAATGCAACTCTTTCTATCAACCAATTAATTGAGAATTCAGACCAATCATTTTGCATAGACAATGAAGCATTATACGATATATGCTTCAGGACGCTCAGGATGCAGACTCCTACTTATGGAGACCTGAACCACTTAGTATCTGCAACGATGTCTGGTGTAACCACTTGTTTAAGATTTCCTGGACAGTTGAATGCTGATTTACGTAAACTAGCAGTAAACATGGTCCCGTTTCCAAGGCTGCACTTCTTTATGCCGGGTTTTGCTCCGCTGACGTCGCGAGGAAGTCAGCAGTATCGAGCACTTACGGTTCCAGAGCTCACTCATCAGATGTTCGATGCAAAGAATATGATGGCTGCGTGTGACCCTCGCCGAGGTCGCTACCTCGCCGTGGCCGCCGTTTTCCGTGGAAGAATGTCAATGAAAGAAGTCGATGAACAAATGCtgaacatacaaaacaagaACAAAGACTATTTCGTGGAATGGATACCAAATAATGTTAAAACTGCCGTTTGCGACATACCACCTCGTGGGCTCAAAATGTCGGCTACATTCATAGGTAACACGACGGCAATACAAGAACTTTTTAAGCGGGTTTCTGAGCAGTTCACGTCGATGTTTCGAAGGAAAGCCTTTCTTCATTGGTACACTGGCGAGGGAATGGATGAAGGAGATTTCACTGAAGCTGACAATAATCTCAGTGATTTGATATCTGAGTACCAGCAGTATCAGGATGCTACTGCAGATCCAATGTTAGATGAGGGCGAGGCacatgaagaagaagaagagtaa